A genomic segment from Chitinophaga niabensis encodes:
- a CDS encoding shikimate dehydrogenase family protein, protein MRLFGLIGFPLSHSFSKGFFADKFSQEGISGCSYENFPIPDIDQFPDLWKNNPQLEGLNVTIPYKQAVIPFLDDFSEAAKTIGAVNCIRKQGNKLTGHNTDVIGFQRSLEPLLQPQHTQALILGAGGAAKAVKFSLEQLGITYTEVSRKYFTGTILYESLNEAIMKEHTLIINTTPVGMYPNVTEAPPIPYEFITPQHLLYDLIYNPAETQFMQNGAAKGATVKNGHEMLILQAEASWEIWNAR, encoded by the coding sequence ATGCGTTTATTCGGCCTTATTGGTTTCCCGCTCTCTCATTCCTTTTCCAAAGGATTCTTTGCTGATAAGTTCTCACAGGAAGGTATTTCCGGCTGCAGTTACGAAAATTTTCCCATTCCCGATATAGATCAGTTTCCTGATCTCTGGAAGAACAACCCGCAACTGGAAGGGCTGAATGTAACCATCCCTTACAAACAAGCCGTGATCCCATTTTTGGATGATTTCAGCGAAGCCGCTAAAACCATTGGCGCTGTGAATTGCATTCGCAAACAGGGAAATAAATTAACGGGGCATAATACAGATGTGATCGGCTTCCAGCGTTCCCTGGAACCTTTATTGCAGCCACAGCATACCCAAGCGTTGATCTTAGGAGCCGGTGGAGCAGCCAAAGCAGTGAAATTCAGCCTGGAGCAGTTAGGGATAACTTATACAGAAGTGAGCAGGAAATATTTCACGGGCACTATCCTGTATGAATCCCTGAACGAAGCCATTATGAAGGAGCATACCCTGATCATCAACACTACACCCGTTGGCATGTATCCCAACGTAACGGAAGCACCTCCCATTCCTTACGAATTCATCACCCCGCAACATTTGTTATACGATCTGATCTACAATCCCGCAGAAACACAGTTCATGCAGAATGGCGCCGCAAAAGGAGCCACTGTAAAGAATGGCCACGAAATGCTCATCTTACAGGCAGAAGCCTCCTGGGAGATATGGAATGCTCGTTGA
- a CDS encoding phosphosulfolactate synthase, with translation MNFNLTQIPERTTQPRTYGLTMVMDKGLSVEEAKHFISAAAPHVDVVKLGFGTSFVTPNLRAKIELYQAANIPVYFGGTLFEAFLIRNQFDDYVKTIKDYGITWMEVSDGSITIPHAEKCGYIEQLTKHGLVLSEVGSKDAEHIIPPYKWIELMRAELSAGATYVIAEAREGGNVGIYRGSGEVREGLVQEILTQIPAEKIIWEAPQKDQQLYFLELVGCNANLGNLAPNEVIPLEAMRVGLRGDTFHLFLDKE, from the coding sequence ATGAATTTTAATCTCACGCAAATTCCTGAAAGAACCACACAGCCACGTACTTATGGGTTAACCATGGTGATGGACAAGGGCCTGAGTGTAGAAGAGGCAAAGCATTTTATTTCAGCAGCAGCACCACATGTAGATGTTGTAAAGTTAGGATTTGGTACCTCATTCGTAACGCCAAACCTGCGCGCAAAGATTGAACTATACCAGGCTGCCAACATTCCTGTATATTTTGGTGGTACTTTGTTTGAAGCATTCCTGATCCGCAACCAGTTTGATGATTATGTGAAAACCATCAAGGATTACGGCATCACATGGATGGAGGTATCCGATGGGTCCATCACTATCCCTCATGCGGAAAAGTGTGGTTATATTGAACAACTCACCAAACATGGCCTGGTACTCAGCGAAGTAGGTTCCAAAGATGCAGAGCATATCATTCCTCCTTATAAATGGATCGAACTGATGCGTGCGGAATTATCAGCCGGCGCCACTTACGTAATTGCAGAAGCCCGCGAAGGTGGGAATGTAGGTATTTACCGTGGTTCAGGAGAAGTGCGCGAAGGCCTCGTTCAGGAGATCCTCACACAGATCCCTGCAGAAAAGATCATTTGGGAAGCACCGCAGAAAGATCAGCAGCTCTATTTCCTGGAACTGGTAGGCTGCAATGCCAACTTGGGTAACCTGGCTCCTAATGAAGTGATTCCTTTGGAAGCCATGCGCGTTGGTCTCCGTGGAGACACATTCCATCTCTTCTTAGATAAAGAATAG
- a CDS encoding tetratricopeptide repeat protein codes for MNHDFPSFNEFNEDFEDLRDLLQQFENLKEGRSHSFLDEDSFEQIIDYYDEHDELNNAMQAVEIAIEQFPFSSALLLKKSALLIETKKYREALQLLEKAAVLDSNDINLYILKTDVYLAMNQHEKAAKLLEEQIKVFDGEDRTDLLLELADVYDDWEEFEKVFDCLKMLLEFDPTNEEALHKICFWTEFTGRNEESIRLHTSIINEHPYNQLAWFNLGTAYQGLKLYEKAVDAYQYAVVIDERFDYAYRNMGDAYIHLRKFNEAIEVLQKHLEVAKPEDVIYEAIGHCYEKMRKFTQARYYYRKASHLSPNDDKLYLKIAKAYMTEENWENAIKSLQTAIRLNKQNLEYNITLGQCLLQIGSDKEALVYFLNAVRIRPGSAAAWKELIRGLYLVGHVEEAYAQLEIAESKIGRKPVFLYYKAVILISMGRTKEGLIQLETALQLHPRQFKKVTELDPSILQHNSVVELIARYRRKR; via the coding sequence CTTCAGCAATTTGAAAATCTAAAGGAAGGGCGTTCTCACTCCTTTCTGGACGAGGATTCTTTCGAACAGATCATCGACTATTATGACGAGCATGACGAACTCAATAATGCCATGCAAGCCGTCGAGATCGCTATAGAGCAGTTCCCCTTTTCTTCCGCACTGCTCCTCAAGAAATCTGCTTTATTAATAGAAACCAAAAAATACCGGGAAGCCCTGCAGCTGCTGGAAAAAGCCGCTGTACTGGACAGTAACGATATTAACCTCTATATTCTCAAAACAGACGTATACCTGGCCATGAACCAGCACGAAAAGGCCGCCAAACTCCTCGAAGAACAGATCAAAGTGTTCGACGGGGAAGACCGCACAGACCTCCTGCTGGAACTCGCTGATGTATATGACGACTGGGAAGAGTTTGAGAAAGTGTTCGACTGCCTGAAGATGCTGCTGGAGTTCGATCCCACCAATGAAGAGGCCTTGCACAAGATCTGCTTCTGGACGGAGTTTACCGGTCGCAACGAAGAAAGTATCCGCCTGCATACTTCCATCATCAACGAACACCCCTACAACCAGCTCGCCTGGTTCAACCTGGGAACAGCCTACCAGGGCCTCAAGCTTTATGAAAAAGCCGTAGATGCTTACCAGTATGCCGTAGTGATAGATGAACGTTTCGATTACGCCTACCGAAACATGGGCGACGCGTATATTCATCTGCGTAAGTTCAACGAAGCCATTGAAGTACTGCAAAAACACCTGGAAGTAGCCAAACCGGAGGACGTGATCTACGAAGCCATCGGCCATTGCTATGAAAAGATGCGCAAGTTCACCCAGGCCCGTTATTACTACCGCAAAGCCTCCCACCTCAGCCCGAACGATGATAAGCTCTATCTTAAAATAGCCAAAGCTTACATGACGGAAGAGAACTGGGAAAATGCTATAAAGTCCCTCCAGACCGCTATCCGCCTGAATAAGCAGAACCTGGAATACAATATCACCCTGGGCCAGTGCCTGCTCCAGATCGGCAGCGACAAAGAAGCCCTGGTGTATTTCCTTAACGCCGTAAGGATCCGCCCCGGCAGTGCTGCCGCCTGGAAGGAACTGATCCGCGGCCTTTACCTCGTTGGCCATGTGGAAGAAGCCTATGCCCAGTTGGAGATCGCGGAAAGCAAAATCGGCCGCAAACCCGTATTCCTGTATTATAAAGCAGTGATACTCATATCTATGGGGAGGACCAAAGAAGGCCTTATTCAACTGGAAACCGCCCTGCAGCTGCATCCAAGGCAGTTTAAAAAGGTCACAGAACTGGATCCTTCCATCCTTCAGCATAACAGCGTAGTAGAGCTGATAGCCCGGTATCGCCGGAAACGGTAG